A DNA window from Natronolimnobius baerhuensis contains the following coding sequences:
- a CDS encoding multicopper oxidase family protein: protein MRGCTRRPGRELSRRELVLATGAVGLSAFAGCTIDDSSPPSGDETETGATITGHSSPDLEKWVDEVPRPDVLEPSGTKEGQPYYEVEMQEVEQQLHGDLPTTTVWGYDGRYPGPTIEAEQGEPIYVRWKNDLPDEHLLPVDTTLHSDAIPYDMPGIRTVTHLHGGNVEAESDGNAQAWFTRDFEETGPAFEQRDYYYANEQPTSTMWYHDHAMGITRLNVYAGLAGFYLLRNDHERELDLPSGEYEIPLAIQDRSFEDDGSLFYPTTIADEQGGSDDSHPDPSVVPEFYGDTPVVNGKAWPRLSVEPRPYRLRFLNGSNSRFYRLELLQYDESSGETGGNGPAFVLIGNDGGLLTEPVELEDRLELGSSQRADVVVDFSDYAGETLLLHNDAPALYRGDGSDESDDIVPLHEVMLVDVADSGSGTAADDSDVDADSVPSELTRVPEIPVDSVDTERYLTLAMDTDEYGRSRHLLGTAEERSGIPMMDPVTEMPTLGDTEIWSLANFTGMSHPVHLHLVHFQVLGRQPVGDYDPDEDAIDPDTLEDPEPYELGWNDVVTVDPAEVVHVIARFGEFEGLFTDQTGRYMWHCHMLEHEDHDMMRPLEVVPPSDDDDSRRDDDSIGDGAESDADDNDTLDGDDG from the coding sequence ATGCGTGGCTGCACCAGGCGTCCCGGGCGGGAGCTATCGCGTCGTGAACTGGTCCTCGCAACCGGTGCTGTGGGTCTCTCGGCGTTCGCAGGGTGTACGATAGACGATTCGAGCCCACCGTCGGGAGACGAAACGGAGACGGGGGCCACGATCACGGGACACTCCTCGCCCGACCTCGAGAAGTGGGTTGACGAGGTCCCTCGGCCGGACGTGCTCGAGCCGTCGGGGACGAAGGAGGGACAGCCTTACTACGAAGTGGAGATGCAGGAGGTCGAGCAGCAGCTCCACGGCGACCTGCCGACGACGACCGTCTGGGGATACGACGGCCGGTACCCTGGGCCGACGATCGAAGCCGAGCAGGGCGAACCGATCTATGTCCGGTGGAAGAACGACCTGCCGGACGAACACCTCCTGCCCGTGGATACGACGCTGCACAGCGACGCGATTCCGTACGACATGCCGGGGATCCGGACTGTGACGCACCTCCACGGGGGCAACGTCGAAGCCGAGAGCGACGGTAACGCACAGGCGTGGTTTACCCGCGACTTCGAGGAGACGGGACCCGCGTTCGAGCAGCGGGACTATTACTACGCCAACGAGCAGCCGACGTCGACGATGTGGTACCACGACCACGCGATGGGGATCACGCGACTCAACGTCTACGCCGGTCTGGCGGGGTTCTACCTCCTCCGCAACGACCACGAACGGGAGCTCGACCTGCCCAGCGGCGAGTACGAAATTCCGCTCGCGATTCAGGATCGGAGCTTCGAGGATGACGGTTCGCTGTTCTATCCGACGACCATCGCGGATGAACAGGGTGGCAGCGACGACTCCCATCCCGATCCGAGTGTAGTGCCGGAGTTCTACGGCGATACGCCGGTCGTCAACGGGAAGGCCTGGCCCCGGCTGTCCGTCGAACCACGACCATACCGGCTCCGGTTCCTGAACGGATCGAACAGCCGATTCTACCGACTCGAACTCCTGCAGTACGACGAATCATCGGGCGAAACCGGAGGCAACGGCCCTGCGTTCGTCCTGATAGGGAACGACGGCGGCCTCCTCACGGAGCCGGTCGAACTCGAGGATCGCCTCGAGCTTGGCTCAAGCCAGCGGGCCGACGTCGTCGTCGACTTCTCCGACTACGCGGGCGAGACGCTGTTGCTCCACAACGATGCGCCCGCGCTGTACCGCGGCGACGGAAGCGACGAGAGCGACGACATCGTTCCGCTCCACGAAGTGATGCTCGTAGACGTCGCCGATTCCGGATCCGGTACGGCGGCCGATGACTCCGACGTTGACGCCGACTCAGTACCGAGCGAACTGACCAGGGTTCCGGAAATTCCCGTCGACTCGGTCGACACCGAACGCTATCTCACGCTCGCGATGGACACGGACGAGTACGGCCGATCTCGCCACCTGCTGGGGACAGCCGAAGAACGCTCCGGCATCCCAATGATGGATCCGGTCACCGAGATGCCGACGCTCGGTGATACCGAAATCTGGAGCCTGGCCAACTTCACCGGGATGTCCCATCCGGTTCACCTCCACCTCGTCCACTTCCAGGTGCTCGGCCGCCAGCCGGTCGGCGACTACGATCCGGACGAGGACGCGATCGACCCAGACACACTCGAGGACCCCGAGCCGTACGAACTGGGCTGGAACGACGTCGTGACCGTCGACCCAGCCGAGGTCGTCCACGTCATCGCCCGCTTCGGAGAGTTCGAGGGGCTGTTCACCGACCAGACGGGCAGATACATGTGGCATTGCCATATGCTCGAGCACGAGGATCACGACATGATGCGCCCGCTTGAGGTTGTCCCACCATCCGACGATGACGACTCCCGCAGAGATGACGACTCAATTGGTGATGGTGCCGAATCGGATGCCGACGATAACGATACTCTGGACGGCGACGATGGATAA
- the trkA gene encoding Trk system potassium transporter TrkA yields the protein MRITVIGAGEVGRAIAATLADLHEVVVVDCDERIVDELAYAYDVLAVHGDGRDIEILREAEIDRADLVIACTDNDEVNTVICATVTMVSDAFTIARVRRRTLFETWTGRPDAFGVDFMICTDSLTSEAAFRIAGLPAAQEVDTFANGLVRMAAFEVNPESPFVDQTVHQIDLDRSVTVAAIFRDDELVLPAGKTAIRAADRIVVIGSASGVTNVANRISLSSRSPTDEVVIAGASEIGFQIARLFEEHGYRPRLLEQDSDRARNAAEALPNTTVLEGNPTDIGFLEREHIDDVDIVIAALPSDERNLLVSLVSRQLGVGETIAIVENREYADLFEAAGVDVTVNPREETAEEIIRFTRLIPTEKIVLLNHDRAEVIEIVVTEGSTLADREIRDSTASLPDEVIIGAISRSGELVTPRGTTVIRPGDHVILFVDTDVLEEVIEVI from the coding sequence ATGCGTATAACGGTCATTGGGGCTGGTGAAGTCGGACGAGCGATCGCCGCGACGCTCGCAGACCTTCATGAGGTCGTCGTCGTCGACTGCGACGAGCGGATCGTCGACGAACTCGCATACGCGTACGATGTCCTCGCCGTTCACGGAGACGGCCGAGATATCGAAATACTACGCGAGGCTGAAATCGATCGGGCGGATCTCGTGATCGCGTGTACCGACAACGACGAGGTCAATACCGTTATTTGTGCGACCGTAACGATGGTCTCCGACGCGTTCACTATTGCTCGAGTGAGACGTCGAACGCTCTTCGAAACGTGGACCGGCCGTCCGGACGCGTTCGGTGTCGATTTCATGATCTGCACGGACTCGTTGACGTCCGAAGCGGCGTTTCGGATCGCAGGACTCCCTGCTGCACAGGAGGTTGATACATTTGCCAACGGTCTCGTTCGAATGGCTGCGTTCGAAGTCAACCCCGAGAGTCCGTTCGTCGATCAAACTGTGCACCAGATAGATCTGGACAGATCGGTCACGGTCGCAGCGATCTTCCGCGACGACGAACTGGTGCTTCCGGCCGGAAAAACCGCCATACGGGCCGCCGATCGGATCGTAGTCATCGGAAGCGCTAGCGGCGTTACGAACGTCGCAAATCGTATTTCACTATCGTCGCGAAGTCCGACCGACGAGGTCGTTATCGCCGGCGCGAGTGAGATCGGCTTTCAAATAGCTCGGCTGTTCGAAGAACACGGCTATCGTCCCCGGTTACTCGAACAGGATTCTGATCGCGCTCGAAACGCGGCTGAAGCACTCCCGAACACGACAGTACTCGAGGGAAATCCCACGGACATCGGATTTCTGGAGCGTGAACACATCGATGATGTCGATATCGTCATCGCTGCATTGCCGAGTGACGAACGAAACTTACTCGTATCATTAGTTTCCCGCCAGCTCGGCGTCGGTGAAACCATCGCTATCGTCGAGAACAGAGAGTACGCCGACCTGTTCGAAGCTGCCGGCGTCGACGTGACTGTCAATCCACGCGAGGAGACCGCCGAGGAAATCATTCGCTTTACCCGATTGATTCCGACTGAAAAAATCGTACTGCTCAACCACGATCGCGCGGAAGTGATCGAGATCGTCGTTACCGAAGGGAGTACTCTCGCAGATCGCGAAATCAGGGATTCTACGGCGAGCCTTCCGGACGAGGTCATTATCGGTGCGATCTCTCGCTCCGGTGAACTCGTGACGCCTCGCGGAACGACCGTAATCAGACCGGGAGACCACGTCATTTTGTTCGTTGATACAGATGTACTCGAGGAAGTCATCGAGGTTATCTAG
- a CDS encoding IS5 family transposase, with amino-acid sequence MQTLPTSQLLRFVEQTFHLARRAVARYSPKFSKRRYTLHQHIVLLCLKVRKNTTYPILLDELIEMPRIRRAIDLAELPSSSTLCKAFNRLNVAVWRVLLNLSVTLLPTNGVVGIDASGFDRSHASKHYTKRVKLTIQQLKVTLLVDTKANAILDIHITTTRKHDTQIAPSLINCNSSEVEVMLGDEGYDDQQIRALARENSIRPLIKHREFSLLQKAWNARLDTELYGQRSQSETVNSRLKRKYGAFVRSRHWWKQFRELTLACVVHNLDRTLQ; translated from the coding sequence ATGCAGACCCTCCCAACGTCCCAGCTACTTCGGTTCGTCGAGCAGACGTTCCATTTGGCTCGACGAGCTGTCGCCCGCTACTCCCCGAAATTCTCAAAACGGCGCTACACACTCCACCAGCACATCGTCTTGCTCTGCCTCAAAGTGCGAAAGAACACAACGTACCCGATACTTCTCGACGAGCTCATCGAGATGCCTCGAATTCGGAGAGCCATCGATCTTGCGGAACTCCCCTCATCCTCGACGTTGTGTAAGGCATTCAACCGGCTCAATGTGGCTGTTTGGCGTGTTCTTCTCAATCTTTCAGTCACACTCCTCCCGACTAACGGTGTCGTCGGAATTGATGCCTCCGGCTTTGACCGCAGTCACGCCTCGAAGCACTACACGAAACGGGTGAAGTTGACGATTCAGCAGCTGAAAGTCACGCTCTTAGTCGATACCAAAGCGAACGCTATCCTCGATATTCACATTACAACGACCCGAAAACACGATACGCAGATCGCACCATCGCTCATCAACTGCAACTCATCTGAAGTCGAAGTTATGCTTGGAGACGAGGGATACGATGATCAGCAGATTCGGGCGCTGGCCCGCGAAAATTCGATTCGTCCACTGATCAAACACCGTGAGTTCTCATTACTGCAGAAAGCGTGGAACGCTCGGTTGGATACTGAACTGTACGGTCAACGGAGCCAGAGCGAGACAGTGAACTCCCGTCTCAAGCGAAAATACGGTGCGTTCGTCCGTTCACGACACTGGTGGAAGCAGTTTCGTGAACTCACTCTTGCATGTGTTGTCCATAATCTTGATCGAACGCTCCAATGA
- a CDS encoding DUF5786 family protein, producing the protein MGMGNYDQREYERRERTISEIESDSDDQPNEYRGKITFDDGSSTSELLENLQKIKSNES; encoded by the coding sequence ATGGGAATGGGTAACTATGACCAGCGTGAGTACGAACGTCGCGAACGGACAATCTCCGAAATTGAGTCCGACTCGGACGACCAGCCGAATGAGTATCGAGGCAAAATAACGTTCGACGACGGCAGTTCAACCAGCGAACTCCTCGAGAACCTCCAGAAAATCAAATCAAACGAATCGTGA
- the idsA3 gene encoding geranylfarnesyl diphosphate synthase has product MAGPKVHDEAILGAISKRRDLINDAIPEELPIHRPKRLYEASRYLLDAGGKRLRPTLLLTTAEALADVEPLSTNYREFPTFDGGTVDMIAAAVSVEIIQSFTLIHDDIMDDDDLRRGVPAVHKEYDLGTAVLAGDTLYSKAFEIMLDTGARSDRTVKALDVLATTCRKLCEGQALDIEFEQHSDVTPEEYLKMVEQKTAVLYAASACLPAILQGADDKTVDALYGYGLDIGRAFQIHDDVLDLTVPSEKLGKQRGSDLVENKQTLITAHARKQGLEIEELVDTTDIDAVTEREIDNAVTEIERVGSIEYATDQAYKFVDQGKARLEVLPDNEAHELLCTIANYLIERDY; this is encoded by the coding sequence ATGGCAGGACCTAAAGTGCACGATGAAGCGATACTTGGGGCCATCAGCAAGCGCCGTGATCTGATCAACGACGCGATTCCTGAAGAGCTGCCAATCCACCGACCTAAGCGTCTCTATGAGGCCTCGCGCTACCTGCTGGATGCGGGTGGCAAGCGGCTCCGGCCGACACTATTATTGACTACCGCGGAGGCACTCGCCGACGTTGAGCCGCTCTCAACTAATTATCGGGAATTTCCTACCTTCGATGGTGGTACCGTTGATATGATAGCTGCTGCTGTCAGCGTCGAAATCATCCAGTCGTTCACGCTGATCCACGACGATATCATGGATGATGACGACCTCCGCCGAGGCGTTCCCGCCGTCCACAAGGAGTACGATCTCGGGACGGCTGTCCTCGCAGGAGATACGCTCTACTCAAAAGCATTCGAGATTATGCTTGATACCGGTGCTAGGTCGGACCGGACAGTTAAAGCCCTCGACGTGCTGGCGACGACCTGCAGAAAACTCTGCGAAGGCCAGGCGTTGGACATTGAGTTCGAGCAGCACAGCGACGTCACGCCCGAGGAATACCTCAAAATGGTTGAACAGAAGACCGCGGTCCTCTATGCCGCGTCGGCGTGTCTCCCGGCAATTCTGCAAGGAGCGGACGACAAGACGGTCGATGCACTGTACGGCTACGGTCTCGATATCGGACGTGCATTCCAGATCCACGATGACGTCCTTGATCTAACTGTACCTAGCGAGAAGCTCGGCAAACAACGAGGGAGTGATCTCGTGGAGAACAAACAGACTCTGATCACCGCCCACGCCCGTAAACAGGGACTGGAAATCGAGGAGCTGGTTGATACTACTGACATTGATGCCGTCACCGAACGCGAGATTGACAATGCTGTAACCGAGATCGAGCGTGTTGGCTCAATCGAATATGCTACCGATCAGGCATATAAGTTCGTTGACCAAGGAAAAGCTCGGCTTGAAGTGCTGCCGGACAATGAAGCCCACGAACTACTCTGTACCATTGCAAACTACCTGATCGAGCGCGATTACTGA
- a CDS encoding IclR family transcriptional regulator: protein MAKQTAKTTERSLVVINTIQKLGGATLDELTGELEIARSTIHLHLQTLLEEGYLTKEGAVYHIGLRFLNHGEYARSRKKAYTLAKQTVTELSDRIDEEVEFVVENDNRGILVHESFHPDSHFPSKERHISTAPSSAGIYYYLHSVATGKAILAELPDERVEAVLDDRGLPRQTAHTITDQDDFIRELEQIRDRGVAFADEEYVDGLREVGRRVTGPDGSVLGAIAIIGPKYRFTDERYTTELPEILIEYVDDLETEISDSYLDDYR from the coding sequence ATGGCCAAACAGACGGCGAAAACGACGGAACGATCCCTGGTCGTAATCAATACGATCCAGAAATTGGGCGGTGCAACACTCGATGAATTGACCGGTGAATTAGAGATCGCGAGAAGTACGATTCACCTCCACCTCCAGACCCTTCTCGAAGAAGGGTATCTCACGAAGGAAGGCGCAGTTTATCACATCGGATTACGGTTCCTCAACCACGGCGAGTATGCACGCTCACGCAAAAAGGCGTACACACTGGCGAAACAGACAGTAACAGAACTTTCCGACCGAATCGACGAAGAGGTCGAATTCGTCGTGGAGAACGATAATCGCGGCATTCTCGTCCACGAATCCTTCCATCCGGACAGCCACTTTCCGTCCAAGGAACGACATATATCCACCGCGCCTAGCTCCGCTGGGATCTACTATTATCTCCACAGCGTTGCAACCGGCAAAGCGATTCTCGCCGAATTACCCGACGAGCGCGTCGAAGCAGTACTGGACGACAGGGGACTCCCTAGACAGACAGCACACACCATCACGGACCAAGACGATTTTATCCGCGAACTCGAGCAGATTCGCGATCGAGGCGTTGCATTCGCCGATGAAGAGTACGTCGACGGTCTCAGAGAAGTCGGGCGACGTGTGACAGGTCCTGATGGGAGCGTTCTCGGTGCAATCGCCATCATCGGCCCGAAGTATCGATTCACGGACGAACGGTACACCACCGAGTTGCCGGAGATCCTGATAGAATACGTCGACGACCTCGAGACCGAAATCAGCGATTCGTACTTGGACGATTATCGCTAA
- a CDS encoding deoxyhypusine synthase, with the protein MEKDDSREHVVPDSDDELPTADVHGYDFRGEFDFHDLIASYETTGFQATQLSKAIDIAERMREEEATIYLTFTSNIISSGLREVVAYLVREGYVDVLITTSGSLTEDVIKTEKPFKMGEWDADEATLRDRGINRLGNIFVPSNRYVWLEEYLYDFFDNFFADEKVRTPTAFARELGETLDDEDSVLKQAADNDVPVYCPALTDAEVGNFLYYYRQGYDSEVGIEILDDYDSLIEDGLLADTTGLIAVGGGVPKHHAIMTNLFRGGADYVVYISTGMEGDGSLSGAPPNEAVSWGKIKDEQTNYTQVDAEATLVFPLLVASAFTER; encoded by the coding sequence ATGGAGAAAGACGACTCTCGTGAGCATGTTGTTCCGGATAGTGACGATGAACTACCCACGGCGGACGTCCACGGATACGATTTCCGCGGAGAGTTCGATTTTCACGACCTTATCGCGTCCTATGAGACAACGGGATTCCAGGCGACACAACTCTCCAAGGCCATCGATATTGCCGAGCGAATGCGAGAAGAGGAAGCAACGATCTACCTCACGTTCACCTCGAACATCATCTCCTCGGGATTGCGTGAAGTTGTCGCGTATCTGGTCCGCGAAGGGTACGTCGACGTACTTATCACTACGTCCGGATCGCTCACAGAGGACGTTATCAAGACGGAGAAACCGTTCAAAATGGGCGAGTGGGATGCTGACGAGGCGACGCTTCGCGATCGAGGGATCAACCGTCTCGGAAATATTTTCGTTCCGTCCAATCGGTACGTGTGGCTTGAGGAGTACCTCTACGACTTCTTCGACAACTTCTTCGCGGACGAAAAGGTGCGCACGCCGACAGCGTTCGCACGAGAACTCGGGGAGACGCTCGACGACGAGGACTCCGTCTTGAAGCAGGCCGCAGACAACGATGTCCCCGTCTACTGCCCGGCGCTGACGGACGCCGAAGTCGGTAATTTCCTCTATTATTACAGGCAAGGATACGACTCAGAGGTTGGGATCGAAATTCTGGACGACTACGACTCGCTCATCGAAGACGGCCTGCTCGCGGATACGACGGGATTGATCGCTGTCGGAGGTGGCGTGCCAAAACATCACGCAATCATGACGAATCTGTTCCGTGGTGGTGCAGACTACGTCGTCTACATCTCGACAGGAATGGAAGGAGACGGGTCGCTCTCGGGCGCGCCACCGAACGAGGCAGTGTCGTGGGGGAAAATCAAGGACGAGCAGACAAACTACACGCAAGTCGACGCCGAAGCAACGCTCGTGTTTCCGCTGTTAGTTGCGAGTGCGTTCACAGAGCGATAG